The sequence below is a genomic window from Barrientosiimonas humi.
GACAGCAGGAGCATCGTCACGAGCACGATGGCCAGCCCGAGCACGTTGCTCACGACGTTGGACAGCACCGAGGTGAACGCCTGCTGCGCGCCGACCACGTCGGAGTTGAGCCGGGTCACGAGCGAGCCGGTCTGGGTGCGGGTGAAGAACGCGACGGGCTGGCGCAGCACGTGCGCGAACACCTGCCGGCGCAGGTCGAAGATCAGCCCCTCGCCGATGCGGGCGGACATCCAGCGCAGCAGGATCGACAGGCCGGCGTCGAAGACCGCGATGAGTGCCACGAGCAGCGACAGTCGGATGACCAGGCCCGAGTCCTGTTGTGTCACACCGCGATCCACGATCTCCTTGAGCAGGAGCGGCGTGGCGACGATGAGCAGTGCGTCGAGCACCGTCAGCACCAGGAACACGACGATCTGCTGGCGGTACGGCCCGGCGTAGGTCAGCACGCGCCGCCCGGTGCCCGGGCGCAGGCGCACGTCGCCCACGTCGTCACGCGACATCGAGTGCAGCGCCGACCACGCCGTGCCACCCATGCTCATGCGGTCATCCTCTTCCTCATGCGTTCACCCTGAAGGTTCAAGCGCACGTGAGGTCAAGTCATTCCGGGTCGCGATCTCGCGGGCGGGTGCGCCGGGGGCTCACCGGCGGTCCGCCATCGCGGCGAGCAACCGGGCCTGCGTCGTGCGCTCGGCGTACTGCTGCTGCTCGGGCGTGGAGCTCTCGGCCGCCCGCAGCAGCCGCTTCAGCTCCAGGACCGCCGCGGGCGGGTTGGCCAGCACGGCGTCGGCGAGGTCGCGGGTGGCCTCGTCCAGCTCGGCGAGCGGGACGCTCAGCGAGGCGAGCCCGCAGTCGACGGCCTCCCGGGCGCCGACGGCCCGCCCGGTCAGGCAGATCTCCAGCGCGCGGGAGTAGCCCACCAGCCGCACCAGCGGGTGCGTGCCGGCGAGGTCGGGCACCAGACCGAGCGACGTCTCGCGCATCGCGAGCTGCACGTCGTCGGCCACGATGCGCAGGTCGCAGGCCAGCGCGAGCTGGAACCCGGCGCCGATCGCGTGTCCGTGCACGGCCGCGACGGTGATCGCCGGACACTCCCGCCAGACGCTGAATCCCTTCTGGTACGAACCGATCTCGTCGACAAGCTGCTGCTCGCCTCCGCTGGCCTGCAGGTGCAGGTCGCGCTCCCCCGGAACCCCGCCGGGGGTCAGCAGGGCGCGGTCCAGACCCGACGAGAAGCTGGCGCCGGACCCGCGAAGCACCACCACGCGTACGTCGGTGGGCAGGTCGGCTCCGAGCCGCGCCAGCGCGGTCCACATGCTCGGCACCATCGCGTTGTGCCGCTCGGGACGGTCGAGCGTGACGGTCAGCAACGGGCCGTCGCGGTCGACGACGATCCGCTCGTGCACCCGGGTCGTAGAGCTCACCCGGCCAGGCTAGTGCGCCGCGGGCAGGGCTCAGGCCAGCTCGACGAGCTCGGAGTAGTCGGGTCCCCACAGGTCCTCGACCCCGTCGGGCAGCAGCAGCACCCGCTCCGGCTCGAGGGCGGCCACCGCGCCCTCGTCGTGCGTGACGAGCACGACCGCGCCCTCGTACGTCCGCAGCGCACCGAGGATCTCCTCGCGCGAGGCGGGGTCGAGGTTGTTGGTGGGCTCGTCCAGCAGCAGCACGTTGGCCGACGACACCACGAGCAGCGCCAGCGACAGCCGGGTCTTCTCGCCACCGGACAGCACCCCGGCGGGCTTGTCGACGTCGTCGCCGGTGAACAGGAACGAGCCGAGCACCTTGCGCACCTCGGTCTCGCCCAGGTCGGGTGCGGCGCTCTTCATGTTCTGCAGCACCGACCGGGAGGTGTCGAGGTTCTCGTGCTCCTGGGCGTAGTAGCCGAGCTTGAGCCCGTGCCCCTCCTGCACCGCCCCGGTGTCCGGCTCGTCGACGCCGGAGAGGATGCGCAGCAGCGTGGTCTTGCCCGCGCCGTTGAGGCCGAGCACGACGACGCGCGAACCCCGGTCGATCGCCAGGTCGACGTCGGTGAACACCTCCTGCGAGCCGTACGACCGCGACAGCCCCTCGGCGGTGAGCGGCGTGCGCCCGCACGGCGCCGGCTGCGGGAAGCGCAGCCGCGCGACCCGGTCCTGCTGCCGACCGCCCTCGGCGCCGGCGAGGAGCCGCTCGGCCCGCCGGGCCATGTTCTGCGCGGCGGTCGCCTTGGTGGCCTTGGCTCGCATCTTGTCGGCCTGGGCCAGCAGCGCACCGGCCTTCTTCTCGGCGTTGGCGCGCTCGCGCTTGCGGCGGCGCTCGTCGGTCTCGCGCTGCTGCAGGTATGCCTTCCAGCCGACGTTGTACAGGTCCAGCTCGCCGCGGTTGGCGTCGAGGTGGAACACCCGGGTCACGACGGTCTCGAGCAGCTCGACGTCGTGGCTGATGATGATGAGCCCGCCCTGGTAGGCCTTGAGGTAGTCGCGCAGCCAGACGATCGAGTCGGCGTCGAGGTGGTTGGTCGGCTCGTCCAGCAGCAGCGTCTCGGCCCCGGAGAACAGGATCCGGGTGAGCTCCACGCGGCGGCGCTGACCGCCCGACAGGGTGCGCAGCGGCTGGCCGAGCACCCGCTCGGGCAGGCCCAGGCTGGAGGCGATGGAGGCCGCCTCGGACTCGGCCGCATAGCCCCCGCGCGAGGTGAACTCGGCGTCGAGGCGGGCGTACTTCTTCATGGCGCGCTCGCGCCGCTCGTCGTCCTCGTCGGCCATCGCGGTCTCGGCGGCGCGCAGCTGCTCGGTGACGACGTCCAGGCCGCGTGCGGACAGGATGCGCGCCTGCGCGGTGACCTCGAGGTCGCCGGTGCGCGGGTCCTGCGGCAGGTAGCCGACCTCGCCCGAGCTGGTCACCGTGCCGGCGCTGGGCTGGCCCTCGCCCGCGAGCACCTTGGTCAGGGTGGTCTTGCCGGCGCCGTTGCGCCCGACCAGCCCGACCCGGTCCCCCGCAGCCACCCGGAAGGAGGCTCCGGACAGCAGGAGACGCGCGCCCACACGCAGCTCGACGTCGGTCGCGGTGATCACGGCGGGGTCTCCTCCAGGGTCCGGGCAGCAACAAGGACGCCGGTCCGCGTTCGCGGTCCAGGCGTCCTGGCCTTTCACCGGTAGTGTACGGCCGAGTACCAGGCGCGCCCGAACGAGTTTCGGGCGCCGGTCCACGAAAGGCCCATCGTGACGTTCAACGACAACGCACAGCTGGACACCTCACAGGTCGAGTCCGGCGGCAGCGGCGGCGGAGGCTTCGGCGGCGGAGGCGGCGGCGCCCTGCCCGGCGGGGTCGGCGTCGGCGGCATCGGCGGGCTGATCCTGCTGCTGATCATGATGTTCTTCGGCGGCAACCTGACCGGTGACCCCTCCACCCCGAGCGGCCAGCCCGGCGGGATGAGCATGAGCTCCAACGAGGTGTCGGCGGCCGGGGCGGGCGGCGACACGGTGAGCCAGCGGATCTCCCAGTGCAAGACCGGCGCCGACGCCAACCGTGACGACACCTGCCGGGTGATCGGCACCGTCAACAGCGTGCAGAACTTCTGGTCGCAGGCGCTGCCGCAGTACGGCCAGGAGTACACCCCGGCCAAGACCGTGCTCTACTCCGGCGCCACGCAGACCGCGTGCGGCACCGGCTCCTCGGCGATGGGCCCGTTCTACTGCCCGCTGGACCAGAAGATCTACATCGACGTGTCGTTCTTCAACGAGCTGAGCACCAAGTACGGCTCGGACGGCGGCAACCTCGCCCAGATGTACGTCGTCGCGCACGAGTACGGCCACCACGTCCAGAACATCTTCGGGGTGCTCGGTCGCGCCCAGCAGGACCCGCAGGGCCCCACCTCGGCCGCGGTGCGCACCGAGCTGCAGGCCGACTGCTACGCCGGCATCTGGACCCGCAACGCCTCGACCACCACCGACCAGGGCGGCGAGCAGCTGATCGAACCGGTGACGCAGCAGGACATCCAGTCGGCGCTCTCGGCGGCCTCCGCCGTGGGTGACGACCGCATCCAGGAGAAGGCGCAGGGCCGGGTGACGCCGGAGAACTGGACGCACGGCTCGGCGGTGCAGCGTCAGAAGTGGTTCGTCCAGGGCTACAACACCGGCGACGTCAACGCCTGCGACACCTTCCGCGCGCAGGACCTCGGCTGACGTGCCGCCCGCCCACGGCGCGCAGGTGCTCTCGCGCATGCGCAAGTGGGACGGCACCCAGCACTGGACGGCCGAGCTGCGCTACCTCGGCGCCGACGCGTTCGGCCACTGGCTCGGCGCGGGTCCGGGCGGTCGCGTGCGCCGACCGGGCTTCGAGTTCGAGACCCGCAACTTCCATGTGCGGTGGGTACCGGTCGACGCCTGGTTCGTCGCCGGCTTCAACGGGAAGCCGGCGCTGCGGCTCTACCTGGACCTGACGACGCCGGCCGAGCTGGTCGAGACCGGCACCGGCTGGGAGCTGCGCGCGGTCGACCTCGACCTGGACATCGTCGTCGGCCGGGACGACCCGTGGTCGGCCGCGCAGCTGGTGGACGAGGACGAGTTCGCCGAGCACCAGGTGCTCTACGCCTACCCCGCCGACGTCGTACGCGCCGTCGAGCAGACCGCCCAGGACCTGCTCGCGCGCATCCGGTGCAGCGAGGAGCCCTACCTCAGCGTCGCGGGCACCTGGCACGCCCGCCTGCACGAGCTGCTCGCCGCCGACCCCACCCCGCGCTGACCCCACGCCCCTGCCTCATATCGTTCACCGGTGCACGAAATGAGGGAGGCAACCCCGGGAATCCCGCGGGTTGCCTCCCCCAGATCGTTCACTGGCGCACGAAATGCAGCCGCCGGGCGACGGAACCTGGTCAGGCCCGGACGCCGCCGATTCGGCGACGATGCCGAGGAGACCGGAGCCTGCGACGGGCTCTCGGCGGAGGAGCCGAATCCAAAGGAACTAGATATTGAAACCCAAGGCGCGCAGCTGCTCGCGGCCGTCGTCGGTGATCTTGTCCGGGCCCCACGGCGGCATCCACACCCAGTTGATCCGGGAGGAGGACACCAGCCCGTCGAGCGCGGCGGTGGTCTGGTCCTCGATGACGTCGGTGAGCGGACAAGCCGCCGAGGTCAGGGTCATGTCGAGCACGGCATGGCCCTCGGGGTCGACGGTGATGCCGTAGACGAGTCCGAGGTCGACGACGTTGATGCCGAGCTCGGGGTCGACCACGTCGCGCATGGCCTCCTCGACGTCGGCGACGTTGGCCGGGGTCTGGGTGTCGCTCATGCGGTCCTCCCGCTGGTCGGTTCGGGGCTGATGTCTGCGCCGGTGCGTGCGAGTGCGTCGGTGAGCGCTGCCCAGGGCAGCAGGGCGCACTTCACGCGGGCGGGGTACTTGGCGACGCCGGCGAGGGCGACGCCGTCGCCGATGGTCTCCTCGTCGCCGGGGTCGGCTCCCTTGCTGGTGAGCATGCCGCGCATCGCGGCATAGGTCTCGCGGACCTCCTCGAGGCTGTGCCCGATGCTCTCCTCGGCCAGGATCGAGGCCGAGGCGACGGAGATGGAGCAGCCGAGCGCGTCGTACGACACGTCCACCACGGTGTCGCCGTCGCGGTGCACGCGCAAGGTCACCTCGTCGCCGCAGGTGGTGTTGACGTGGTAGGCCTCGCCCTCGAACGGCTCACGCAGCCCGGCGTGCTGCGGCCGCTTGGAGTGCTCGAGGATGAGCTCCTGATAGAGGTCCATCAGGCGCTCTCCCCCAGCTTGAAGACCTCCGGGACGCGGTCGAGCGCGGTGAGGAACGCGTCGAGGTCGTCGGTGGTGGTGTACGGCCCGAAGCTGGCGCGCGTGCTGGCGTTGACGCCGAGCCGGCGGTGCAGCGGCCAGGCGCAGTGGTGCCCGGTGCGCACGGCCACGCCGGCGTCGTCGAGCACCTGCCCGACGTCGTGCGGGTGCACGCCGTCGACCTCGAAAGCGACTGCGCCGGCACGGGACTCGGCGTCGGCCGGCCCGAGCACGCGCACCCACGGGCGCTGCGCGAGCCCGTCGAGCAGGTACGCCATCAGCACCTGGTCGTGCGCGGCCACCCGGTCCATGCCGAGCTCGGAGAGGTAGTCGCAGGCGGCGGCGAGCCCGACCGCCTGGGCGACGACGGGGGTGCCGGCCTCGAAGCGCTGCGGGGGCGCGTCGTAGGTCGTGCCCTCCATCCGCACCGTGCGGATCATCGACCCGCCGGTGATGAACGGCGGCATCGCGGCGAGCAGCTCGGGGCGGCCCCACAGCACGCCGATGCCGAGCGGGCCCAGCATCTTGTGCCCGCTGAACGCGGCGAAGTCGACGCCCAGCTCGGTCACGTCGACCGGCAGGTGCGGCACCGACTGGCAGGCGTCGAGCACCACCAGCGCGCCGACCTCACGGGCCCGCGCGACGAGCGGCTCGACCGGGTTGACCGTGGCCACGACGTTGGAGACGTGGCTGAAGGCCAGCACCTTGGTGCGCTCGGTCACGACCTCCTCGAGGTCGCTCAGGTCGAGCCGGCCGTCGTCGGTCACACCGATCCACCGGAAGGTCGCGCCGGTGCGCCGCGCCAGCTCCTGCCACGGCACCAGGTTGGCGTGGTGCTCCATCTCGGTGACCACGATCTCGTCACCCGGGCCGAGCGAGAACCGTTGCGCCACAGCAGGATCCACGCCGTCCATGGCGCCGGGAGCCGCCGCGTTGCTGAAGGCGTAGGCGACCAGGTTGAGCGCCTCGGTGGCGTTCTTGGTGAACACGATCTCGCCCGGCTGCGCCCCGACGAACCGGGCGATGCGCTCACGCGCCTGCTCGAAGGCGTCGGTGGCCTCCTCGGCGAGCTGGTGCGCGCCGCGGTGGACCGCCGAGTTGTGCTGCTCGTAGAACTCCCGCTCCGCGTCGAGCACCGGCGTCGGCTTGAGCGACGTGGCGCCGGAGTCGAGATAGACCAGGGGTCGCCCGTCGCGGACCGTGCGGGCCAGCGTGGGGACGTCGGCCCGCACGGCCTCGACCTCGGCGGGGGCCAGCCCCGTCGAGGCCGTGTCGTGCCGCTCGGTCATCGGGATCAGGCCTTCACCTTCAGGAAGCGGTCGTAGCCCTCGGCCTCGAGACGGTCGGCCAGCTCGGGGCCGCCCTCCTCGGCGATCTTGCCGTCGACGAAGACGTGCACGAAGTCGGGCTTGATGTAGTTGAGGATGCGCGTGTAGTGCGTGATGAGCAGGACGCCCATGTCGCTGGCCTCGCGCACCCGGTTGACGCCCTCGGAGACGACGCGCAGGGCGTCGACGTCGAGGCCGGAGTCGGTCTCGTCGAGCACGGCGATCTTCGGCTTGAGCAGCTCCATCTGGAGGATCTCGTGGCGCTTCTTCTCACCGCCGGAGAAGCCCTCGTTGACGTTGCGCTCGGCGAACGCCGGGTCCATGCGCAGGTTCTCCATGGAGGTCTTGACGTCCTTGACCCAGGTGCGCAGCTTCGGCGACTCGCCGTCGATCGCGGTCTTGGCGGTGCGCAGGAAGTTGCTCACCGTGACGCCCGGCACCTCGACGGGGTACTGCATCGCGAGGAACAGGCCGGCGCGGGCGCGCTCGTCGATGTCCATCTCGAGCACGTCCTCGCCGTCGAGCGTGACGCTGCCGGAGGTGACGACGTACTTCGGGTGCCCGGCGATGGAGTACGCCAGCGTGGACTTGCCCGAGCCGTTCGGCCCCATGATCGCGTGGGTCTCGCCCGAGCGGACCGTCAGGTCGACGCCCTTGAGGATCTCCTTGGCGCCCTGCTCGGTCTCGACCGAGACGTGCAGGTCGCGAATCTCCAACGTGGTCATCTGTGTTCTCGTCCTTTGTCAGCTGATGGGGTTCTGGGGCGTCAGGGAGACGAAGACCTCGTCGTCCTCGACGCGCACGGGATAGACGGCGATGGGCTGGGTGGCCGGGAGACCGGTGGGCTCACCGGTGCGCAGGTCGAAGCGCGAGCCGTGCAGCCAGCACTCGATGGTGCAGCCGTCGACCTCGCCCTCCGCGAGCGAGACGTTCTGGTGGCTGCAGGTGTCGTCGACCGCGTGCACGACGCCGTCGTCGGTGCGCACGATCGCGACCCGGTGGCCGTCGATCTCGGCGACCGCCGCCTCGTCGTCGGGCAGCTCGTCGACCCGGCACACCCGGACGAACTGGTCGGTGGTGGGGTCGCTCATCACTCCCCCGCCTGGGCCAGCTCGTGCTCGATGGCCTCCATCAGGGTCTCGACGACCTCGGGCACGCCGATCTTGCCGATGATGTCGGCGAAGAAGCCGCGCACGACCAGGCGGCGCGCCTCCTGCTCGGGGATGCCGCGGGCCATCAGGTAGAACAGCTGCTCGTCGTCGAAACGGCCGGTCGAGGAGGCGTGCCCCGCCCCGGCGATCTCGCCGGTCTCGATCTCCAGGTTGGGGACCGAGTCGGCGCGCGCCCCGTCGGTGAGCAGCAGGTTGCGGTTGAGCTCGTAGGTCTCGATGCCCTCGGCCTCGGCGCGGATCAGCACGTCGCCGACCCACACCGTGTGCGCCGTGTCGCCCTGCAGCGCGCCCTTGTAGGTGACCAGCGAGGTCCCGCGCGGGGCGTTGTGGTCGACGAACGAGCGGTGCTCCAGGTGCTGGCCCGCGTCGGCGAAGTAGACGCCGAGCAGGGTCGCGTCGCCGCCGGCACCGGCGTAGCGGACGTTGCTGTTCAGCCGCACGATCCCGCCGCCGAGGCTCACCGCGATGTGCTTATACGTCGCGTCGCGCCCGACCAGCGCGTCGTGCTGGCCGAGGTGGTTGGCGTCGTCCTCCCAGCGCTGCAGCGACACCACGGTCAGCTGGGCGCCGTCACCGGTGACGACCTCGAGGTTGCCCGTGAGGTCGGCGCTGCCGGTGTGGTCGATGATCACCAGCGCCTGGCTGTTGACGCCCGCCTCGAGCACGACGTGGGAGTTGCTGCGCCGGCCGACGCCGTTGCCGTGCACGTTGATGCGCAGCGGCTCCGCGGCGACGTGGTTGGCCGGGATCTGCACGTGCAGCGCCTCCGGCGTGTTGGCCGAGGCCACCACGGCCGCCCGGTCGGCCGGGGTCAGCACGGTGCCGCGCGGCGCCTGCCCGGGAGCCAGCGGCGTCTGCACCAGCTGCTCGATCGCCGACACGTCGACCGACACCGCCGGGTCGCCCTCGCGGTCGTCGGCGGGCTCGTCGGCGAACAGCCCGCCGAGCCGGTCGACGGGGGTGAAGCGCCACTCCTCCTCGCGCCCGTTGGGCACGGGGAAGTCGGCGACCTCGAAGGAGGTCGCGCGCTCGGCGCGGGACTGTTCGGGCACCGAGCCGGACGCGAGGGCGGCCGGGTCGACGTGGGACTTGCTCTCCGGGGTGAGCAGGGACATCTACAGGTTTTCCTTCCGGGCAGTGGTGGGGACGCGGGGCGGCACGGGAATCAGCCGACCGCGCCCTCCATCTGCAGCTCGATGAGCCGGTTGAGCTCCAGGGCGTACTCCATCGGCAGCTCGCGCGCGATCGGCTCGACGAAGCCGCGCACGATCATCGCCATGGCCTCCTCCTCGGAGAGCCCGCGGCTGCGCAGGTAGAACAGCTGGTCCTCACTCACCTTGGAGACGGTCGCCTCGTGCCCCATCTGCACGTCGTCCTCGCGGACGTCGACGTAGGGGTAGGTGTCGGACCGGCTGATCTGGTCGACCAGCAGCGCGTCGCAGACCACGGACGACTTGCTGTGCTCGGCGCCCTCCAGCACCTGCACGAGCCCGCGGTAGGACGCGCGGCCGCCGCCGCGCGCGACCGACTTCGACACGATCGTCGAGGAGGTGTGGGGGGCGGCGTGCACCATCTTGGCGCCGGCGTCCTGGTGCTGGCCCTCGCCCGCGAACGCGACCGACAGGGTCTCGCCCTTGGCGTGCTCGCCGAGCAGGAAGACGGCGGGGTACTTCATCGTCACCTTGGAGCCGATGTTGCCGTCGATCCACTCCATCGTCGCGCCCTCCTCGCAGGTGGCGCGCTTGGTGACGAGGTTGTAGACGTTGTTCGACCAGTTCTGGATGGTCGTGTAACGCACCCGGGCGTTCTTCTTCACGACGATCTCGACGACCGCCGAGTGCAGCGAGTCGCTCTGGTAGATCGGCGCCGTGCAGCCCTCGACGTAGTGCACGTACGAGCCCTCGTCGGCGATGATCAGCGTCCGCTCGAACTGGCCCATGTTCTCGGTGTTGATGCGGAAGTACGCCTGCAGCGGGATGTCCACGTGCACGCCCTTGGGGACGTAGATGAACGACCCGCCCGACCACACGGCCGTGTTGAGCGCGGCGAACTTGTTGTCACCGCTCGGGATGACCGAGCCGAAGTACTCCTTGAAGAGCTCCTCGTGCTCGCGCAGGCCGGTGTCGGTGTCGACGAAGACGACGCCCTTCTCCTCCAGGTCCTCGCGGATCTGGTGGTAGACGACCTCCGACTCGTACTGCGCCGCGACGCCGGCGATCAGCCGCTGCTTCTCGGCCTCGGGGATGCCGAGCTTGTCGTAGGTGTTCTTGATGTCCTCGGGCAGCTCGTCCCAGGTGGTCGCCTGCTTCTCGGTGGAGCGGACGAAGTACTTGATGTTGTCGAAGTCGATGCCGGACAGGTCGCTGCCCCACGTGGGCATCGGCTTCTTGTCGAACAGGCGCAGCGCCTTGAGCCGGTTCTTCAGCATCCACTCCGGCTCGTTCTTCAGCCGGGAGATGTCGGCGGCGACCTCGTCGGAGAGACCGCGGCGGGCGGAGGCTCCGGCGACGTCGGTGTCGGCCCAGCCGTACTCGTAACGGCCGAGGTCCTTCAGACCGGGGTTGAGCTCTTCGATGGTGCTCATCTGGCGTCCCTTTCTGTCGCGGGGGAGTTCGCTCGAACGGCGCGGTCAGTGGGTGCGTCGTCGCGGGCTTGGGGGGTCAGCGGAACGAAGGTGGTGCAGACGTGGTCGCCCTGCGCCTGCGTGGCAAGTCTCTGCACGTGAACGCCGAGCAGCGCGGAGAACATTTCCGCCTCGGCGTCACAGATCTGGGGGAACTCGGCGGCGACGTCGCGCACCGGGCAGTGTCCCTGGCACAGCTGCACGCCGGCGAGCGGGGTGTCGTCGCCGACGGGGCGGGCCGAGGCGGCGTAGCCCTCGCGGCGCAGCCCGGCGGCCAGCGCCTCGGTGCGCTCGGCGAGCGGGCGGTCGTGGTCCTGCACGTGGCGACCGAGCCGGGTCGCGAGATCGGCCGCGCGGCGCTGCGCGAACGCGGCGACGGCAGCCTCTCCCCCCTGCTCGGCGAGGAAGTGCAGCACCTCGGCGGCGAGGTCGCGGTAGTCGCCGCGCAGGTCGGCGTGCCCGGCCTCGGACAGGACGTACGACCGTGCGGGCCGGCCCCGGCGGCGCACCTGGGCGCCGGCCTTCTCGTGCTCCTCGACCAGCCCCGCCTCAGCCAGGCTCTCCAGGTGGCGGCGCACCGCGGCGGGCGTGAGCCCCAGGCGCTGCGCGAGCTCGCCGGCGGTGACCGGGCCGTGCTCGGAGATGGTCTGCTTCACTCGCTCGCGGGTGCTGTCGGGCGCCGCGGCCAGGTCCTCGCGCGAGCCAGCACGCCCGCCCGGCACCGGCGGTGCCGAGGGCGCGGTGGCGTCCAGCGCAAAAATCACAACATCAGTGTGACCTAATTGTCCGGGGCTCGCATAGTCAGGTGATCCTTACCCGCGAGCGTGCCGCAGCCGCGAGCGAGGTCGTGCCGGTGCCCGCCGCCCCGAGCCCGAGACCCGAGACCCGAGACCGCGGCCGGAGGCCACCCGCTGGGAAGGTCGCGGCGCGGCCTAGAATCCTCGGTCGTGACCGAGACCGTCGTCGTGGCAGGCCTGCGCCATCGCTACGGCGACGTCGTCGCGCTGGACGACATGTCCTGGACGGCCGAGGCCGGCCGCATCACTGCGGTCC
It includes:
- a CDS encoding helix-turn-helix transcriptional regulator translates to MIFALDATAPSAPPVPGGRAGSREDLAAAPDSTRERVKQTISEHGPVTAGELAQRLGLTPAAVRRHLESLAEAGLVEEHEKAGAQVRRRGRPARSYVLSEAGHADLRGDYRDLAAEVLHFLAEQGGEAAVAAFAQRRAADLATRLGRHVQDHDRPLAERTEALAAGLRREGYAASARPVGDDTPLAGVQLCQGHCPVRDVAAEFPQICDAEAEMFSALLGVHVQRLATQAQGDHVCTTFVPLTPQARDDAPTDRAVRANSPATERDAR